One genomic segment of Lewinellaceae bacterium includes these proteins:
- a CDS encoding aconitate hydratase: MPFDIDMIRAYYDALPGRIAAARKTLNRPMTLTEKILFSHLHEDSPLADFGRGKDYVFFAPDRVAMQDATAQMALLQFMMCGRDKTAVPTTVHCDHLIQAEVGATADLKTALNINSEVYDFLSSVSNKYGIGFWKPGAGIIHQIVLENYAFPGGMMIGTDSHTPNAGGLGMVAIGVGGADAVDVMAGMGWELKMPKLIGVHLKGSLNGWTSAKDVILKVAGILTVKGGTGAIVEYFGEGARSLSCTGKGTICNMGAEIGATTSTFGYDPAMDRYLRATGRAAIADMATAIAEHLTGDAECYANPASYFDQVIEIDLSTLEPHVNGPYTPDLAWPISKFAAAVKENNYPQKLEVGLIGSCTNSSYEDLDRAASLARQAVDKKLKVKAEFTVTPGSEQIRYTVERDGQLDAFEKIGGVVLANACGPCIGQWARHTDDPTRANSIITSFNRNFSKRNDGNPQTRAFVASPELVTALAIAGDLTFNPLTDTLINEEGKAVKLDPPSGVELPPKGFDVEDAGFEAPASDGGKIDVKVDPKSDRLQLLTPFTPITQDQLKGMRILIKAKGKCTTDHISMAGPWLKYRGHLENISNNCFIGAINYFNDEANKVLNVDTNTYMSVPDSGRHYKGKGISTVVFGEENYGEGSSREHAAMEPRFLGVKAVIVKSFARIHQTNLKKQGMLALTFVNPDDYEKVRQDDLIDILGFDQFEPGKNLTVVLHHADGSEDRFEVEQTYNKAQIAWVKAGSALNKIRKDLGV, from the coding sequence ATGCCATTTGATATTGATATGATTCGCGCTTATTATGATGCGCTGCCGGGACGGATAGCTGCCGCACGAAAAACCCTGAACCGGCCTATGACCCTGACTGAAAAAATATTGTTCTCGCACCTGCACGAAGACTCCCCGCTGGCTGATTTCGGAAGGGGAAAGGATTATGTGTTTTTTGCTCCGGACCGGGTGGCGATGCAGGATGCGACAGCACAGATGGCCCTCTTGCAATTTATGATGTGCGGAAGGGATAAAACCGCAGTTCCGACTACGGTGCATTGCGATCACCTGATCCAGGCAGAAGTGGGCGCTACCGCCGACCTGAAGACCGCCTTGAATATCAATTCGGAAGTCTATGATTTCCTCTCCTCTGTATCCAATAAATACGGCATCGGCTTTTGGAAGCCCGGAGCCGGGATCATTCATCAAATCGTTTTAGAAAACTATGCATTCCCGGGTGGCATGATGATCGGGACCGATTCTCATACCCCCAACGCCGGCGGGCTGGGAATGGTCGCCATCGGGGTTGGTGGTGCGGATGCCGTCGATGTTATGGCCGGAATGGGTTGGGAATTGAAGATGCCGAAACTGATCGGTGTCCATCTGAAAGGTTCACTGAATGGCTGGACTTCGGCAAAAGATGTTATCCTGAAAGTAGCTGGCATCCTGACTGTAAAGGGCGGTACCGGTGCCATCGTCGAATATTTTGGTGAAGGGGCCCGTTCGCTGTCCTGTACCGGTAAGGGCACCATCTGTAATATGGGAGCGGAAATTGGTGCTACTACATCTACGTTTGGCTACGATCCGGCTATGGACCGTTACCTGCGGGCTACCGGAAGAGCAGCAATAGCGGATATGGCCACTGCGATCGCCGAACACCTGACTGGTGATGCCGAATGTTATGCCAACCCAGCGAGCTATTTCGATCAGGTCATCGAAATAGACCTGAGCACGCTGGAGCCGCATGTCAATGGTCCTTATACACCGGACCTGGCCTGGCCGATTTCCAAGTTTGCGGCTGCCGTAAAAGAAAATAACTATCCCCAAAAACTCGAGGTGGGCCTCATCGGTTCCTGCACCAATTCATCGTACGAGGACCTGGACCGGGCAGCTTCCCTGGCGCGTCAGGCGGTGGATAAAAAGTTAAAAGTAAAGGCGGAATTTACAGTCACGCCGGGATCGGAGCAAATCCGCTACACCGTCGAACGTGACGGTCAGCTTGATGCTTTTGAAAAGATAGGCGGTGTGGTCCTGGCTAACGCCTGCGGACCCTGTATCGGTCAGTGGGCGCGCCATACCGACGACCCCACCCGGGCCAATTCGATCATCACCTCCTTTAACCGGAATTTTTCCAAACGGAACGACGGCAATCCGCAAACGCGGGCGTTTGTCGCTTCTCCTGAGCTGGTAACCGCACTGGCTATTGCCGGTGATCTTACCTTCAACCCTTTGACGGATACGCTGATCAATGAAGAAGGCAAGGCCGTAAAACTGGATCCGCCGAGCGGGGTTGAACTACCTCCGAAGGGATTTGATGTTGAGGATGCCGGATTTGAAGCTCCTGCCTCAGATGGCGGAAAAATAGACGTCAAAGTTGATCCTAAATCGGATCGTCTGCAACTCCTGACCCCATTTACACCAATCACGCAGGATCAGTTGAAGGGCATGCGTATTTTGATCAAGGCCAAAGGTAAATGTACCACCGATCACATCTCGATGGCCGGCCCCTGGCTGAAATACCGCGGACACCTGGAAAACATATCCAACAACTGCTTCATCGGAGCGATCAACTATTTCAACGATGAGGCCAATAAAGTGCTGAATGTCGATACCAATACATATATGAGTGTACCCGATTCTGGAAGACACTATAAAGGGAAGGGCATCAGCACCGTAGTATTCGGTGAAGAAAATTACGGAGAAGGCAGTAGCCGGGAACATGCCGCCATGGAGCCACGGTTCCTGGGTGTTAAGGCCGTGATCGTCAAATCATTTGCCCGTATCCACCAGACCAACCTGAAAAAACAGGGTATGCTCGCTCTGACTTTCGTTAATCCCGATGATTACGAAAAAGTACGTCAGGATGACCTGATCGATATTCTGGGCTTTGACCAGTTTGAACCCGGAAAGAACCTGACCGTGGTCTTGCATCATGCGGATGGTTCGGAAGATCGCTTCGAAGTCGAACAAACCTATAATAAAGCGCAGATAGCCTGGGTGAAAGCAGGTTCGGCGCTCAATAAAATCCGGAAAGACTTAGGCGTGTAA
- the mscL gene encoding large conductance mechanosensitive channel protein MscL → MLKEFKEFALKGNMMDLAIGFILGAAFGTVVTSLTNDILMPIVSGIFGSPDFSNLFMVLKEPANMTDVNMASADAVREAGGAVLAYGKFINAIISFLLVAWALFFVVKGLNKMKKKEEVAAPAPPPGPTVEDLLTDIRDALKKS, encoded by the coding sequence ATGCTTAAAGAATTTAAGGAGTTTGCTCTCAAGGGCAACATGATGGATTTAGCCATTGGCTTTATTCTGGGTGCTGCCTTTGGCACCGTCGTAACCTCATTAACCAATGACATCCTGATGCCGATCGTTTCAGGCATTTTTGGATCTCCTGACTTTTCGAACCTGTTTATGGTTCTGAAGGAGCCGGCTAACATGACTGATGTTAACATGGCTTCAGCAGATGCGGTACGCGAAGCAGGCGGCGCTGTTTTAGCTTACGGTAAATTCATCAACGCAATCATTTCGTTCCTGTTGGTGGCCTGGGCCTTGTTCTTCGTGGTCAAAGGTTTGAACAAGATGAAGAAGAAGGAAGAAGTAGCTGCCCCCGCTCCACCTCCGGGACCTACAGTGGAGGATCTGCTGACCGACATCCGGGACGCTTTGAAAAAGAGTTAG
- a CDS encoding TlpA family protein disulfide reductase, protein MITRILFFCCFFGYFVVLSGQEFTVDPPEREPGTNLTLNYRPEGGPLEGQKIGGFAFRFEGTAMEKLDLAFQEDQDGWHATLPTTKQTSLVSILIQSPESGDTDNAHNYGYFIGFYDGESLVSTYHTSLAFAVGVYAYDLGIAEDVNTALHESEKALQSDPVNSNAVWPYYAFLLSNTDTVLLREKAIPRIREIEENEDLEEADYMSARSLAIMIGDVSSQIRLETIIRTKFPEGRLVFAFLAGATLQLKDPEDQSTAFENLKERSRSPEDRAYLDDLAVQLINAFQEQGDREWVSHYLNELQDKSKKANLLNSIAWELAGESIDVEARDLDLAAEYSLLSLDLLQGILDQNDPSGRPNNQSPLEYRQAVGGDYAAAADTYAMIRFKSGDAEEVLTYGEIAERIYRFSNPEVNERYVLYHTRAVGGEASIQFLEQFVRSSLATEKIMALLKTVYQDTYPKKTEADFEEYLASLDQENRENQMSKLEASLINMEASDFSLRDLDGDSVSLASLKGKIVILDFWASWCGPCLASFPAMQQVVDQYANDDTVKFLFINTMERVADPASSVLKLMKAKNYSFRVCLDPGNKMASDYNVDGLPTKLFLDGTGRIRYKEVGIMSDPELIVEEINNLITILKKEQKPD, encoded by the coding sequence ATGATTACACGAATCTTATTCTTTTGTTGTTTTTTCGGCTATTTCGTGGTGCTGTCGGGTCAGGAGTTTACCGTTGATCCACCTGAGCGTGAGCCCGGTACAAACCTGACTTTAAACTATCGACCAGAAGGAGGCCCGTTAGAAGGCCAGAAAATTGGTGGATTTGCTTTTCGTTTCGAGGGCACAGCGATGGAAAAACTCGATCTGGCATTTCAGGAAGATCAGGATGGCTGGCACGCCACTCTGCCAACCACGAAGCAAACCAGCCTGGTAAGCATTTTAATCCAGAGTCCTGAAAGCGGTGATACTGACAATGCTCATAATTATGGGTACTTTATCGGTTTCTATGATGGGGAAAGCCTGGTAAGCACTTACCACACTTCACTTGCTTTTGCCGTGGGGGTATATGCATACGATCTGGGAATTGCTGAAGATGTCAATACTGCTCTCCATGAATCAGAAAAAGCATTGCAATCAGATCCTGTAAACAGCAATGCAGTCTGGCCTTATTATGCGTTCTTATTAAGCAATACCGACACGGTTTTACTCAGAGAAAAAGCCATCCCCCGGATTCGGGAGATTGAAGAAAATGAAGATTTGGAAGAGGCTGATTATATGTCAGCCCGTTCCCTGGCTATTATGATTGGTGATGTATCGAGCCAGATTCGACTGGAAACGATCATACGCACTAAATTTCCGGAGGGTAGATTGGTTTTTGCCTTCTTAGCCGGAGCAACCCTGCAACTCAAGGATCCGGAAGACCAGTCCACAGCCTTTGAAAACCTTAAAGAGCGTTCCCGTTCACCTGAGGATCGGGCATATCTGGATGACCTGGCAGTCCAATTGATCAATGCATTTCAGGAACAGGGCGACCGGGAATGGGTCAGTCATTACCTGAATGAGCTGCAGGACAAGAGCAAAAAGGCTAATCTTCTTAATTCCATTGCCTGGGAACTGGCAGGGGAAAGCATCGATGTTGAAGCCCGTGATCTGGACCTGGCGGCAGAATACTCATTGCTAAGCCTGGATCTCCTGCAGGGTATCCTCGATCAGAATGATCCATCGGGCCGTCCCAATAACCAATCTCCATTGGAATACCGGCAGGCTGTAGGGGGTGATTACGCTGCTGCTGCCGACACTTATGCCATGATACGGTTCAAATCAGGAGATGCTGAGGAAGTATTGACCTATGGTGAAATCGCAGAACGGATCTATCGCTTCAGTAACCCGGAAGTCAATGAGCGGTATGTACTTTACCATACCAGAGCGGTGGGAGGCGAAGCAAGTATCCAGTTCCTGGAACAATTTGTACGCAGCAGTCTGGCCACTGAAAAGATCATGGCATTGTTGAAGACAGTCTATCAGGATACCTATCCGAAAAAAACGGAAGCAGATTTTGAAGAATACCTGGCCAGTCTGGACCAGGAGAATCGTGAAAACCAGATGAGTAAACTGGAGGCATCTTTAATCAACATGGAGGCCAGTGATTTCTCCCTTAGAGATCTGGATGGTGATTCTGTCTCCTTGGCTTCTTTAAAGGGAAAGATCGTCATCCTGGATTTCTGGGCAAGCTGGTGCGGACCCTGTCTGGCATCATTTCCGGCCATGCAGCAGGTGGTTGACCAGTATGCCAATGACGATACAGTAAAGTTTCTTTTTATCAATACGATGGAACGTGTAGCAGATCCTGCGTCATCGGTTTTAAAACTCATGAAAGCGAAGAATTATTCGTTCAGGGTATGCCTTGACCCCGGAAATAAAATGGCCTCCGATTATAATGTTGATGGTCTGCCTACGAAGCTTTTCCTGGACGGAACGGGCAGGATCCGTTATAAAGAGGTGGGCATAATGAGCGATCCAGAGCTCATCGTGGAAGAGATCAACAATCTGATCACAATCCTTAAGAAGGAGCAAAAACCGGATTGA
- a CDS encoding AMP-binding protein, translating into MAEERPWLKNYPVGVPANINPDQYPDLLSLLAETMTKFKGKDAFICMGKALTFEKLDKESRHFAAYLHSRGLEPGDKIALMMPNLLQYPIALFGALRAGLIVVNTNPLYTPREMKHQFVDSGAKAILIVENFAHHLEEIIRETNIKIVLVTSIGELLGAFKGALVNFVIRRIRKMVPKYQLENTVTFKQALKQGRQFSIKAFPSSPEDVIMLQYTGGTTGLAKGAMLTNRNLVSNMLQIRSVMLPFLKEGEESVLSPLPMYHIFAFTVNCLALFSIGSRTILITNARDFPSLIKEWKKYPISLMTGINTLFNALMHQEDFKTIDFSTLKITVGGGMAVQKAVAERWKEVTGCQLSEGYGMTESSPVVSVNPLDGRGRLGSIGLPVPSTDVRIVSEDGIIQGTDHPGEIQVKGPQVMKGYYNKPDETAKILKDDWLSTGDIGIMDADGFFRIVDRKKDMILVSGFNVYPNEIEDVISSYPKVLEVAAIGVDDEKSGEVVKVFIVPKDKSLTKDEVIAFCRENMTGYKVPKYVEFRKELPKTNVGKILRRALKDEEKAKPD; encoded by the coding sequence ATGGCCGAAGAAAGACCGTGGTTAAAAAATTATCCGGTAGGTGTTCCTGCCAACATCAATCCAGATCAGTATCCTGATTTATTGAGTTTACTGGCCGAAACCATGACCAAGTTCAAAGGAAAGGATGCTTTCATTTGCATGGGGAAAGCCCTCACATTTGAAAAACTGGATAAGGAGTCGAGGCACTTTGCTGCCTACCTGCATTCACGGGGACTTGAGCCAGGAGACAAAATTGCTTTGATGATGCCCAATTTGCTGCAATATCCGATTGCCTTATTTGGCGCGCTGCGTGCGGGGCTCATCGTCGTCAACACCAACCCGCTATACACACCGCGGGAAATGAAACACCAATTTGTCGATTCCGGGGCCAAAGCCATCCTGATCGTCGAAAATTTTGCACACCACCTGGAAGAGATCATCAGGGAGACCAATATCAAAATCGTACTGGTTACCAGCATTGGTGAATTACTGGGTGCTTTTAAAGGCGCGCTGGTCAACTTCGTCATCCGCCGTATCCGGAAAATGGTACCCAAGTACCAACTTGAAAATACTGTTACTTTTAAACAAGCACTCAAGCAGGGAAGGCAATTTTCCATCAAAGCCTTTCCATCCAGTCCGGAAGATGTCATCATGCTTCAATATACCGGTGGTACCACCGGTCTGGCCAAAGGAGCTATGCTTACCAATCGTAATCTGGTTTCCAATATGCTTCAGATCCGATCGGTCATGCTCCCCTTCCTGAAAGAAGGTGAAGAATCCGTATTATCTCCGCTCCCGATGTATCACATCTTTGCTTTTACAGTGAATTGCCTGGCATTATTCAGCATTGGTTCCCGGACCATCCTGATCACCAATGCCCGGGATTTCCCGTCCTTAATCAAAGAGTGGAAGAAATATCCCATCTCACTGATGACGGGTATCAATACCTTATTTAATGCCCTGATGCATCAGGAAGACTTTAAGACCATCGACTTCAGCACATTGAAAATTACCGTTGGTGGTGGGATGGCTGTCCAAAAAGCGGTGGCTGAACGCTGGAAAGAAGTGACCGGCTGCCAATTGTCCGAAGGATATGGCATGACGGAATCATCGCCGGTGGTCAGTGTCAATCCACTGGACGGAAGAGGACGCCTGGGCAGCATTGGTCTACCCGTACCGTCAACTGATGTCCGGATCGTTTCCGAAGACGGCATCATCCAGGGCACAGACCATCCCGGTGAAATCCAGGTCAAAGGACCTCAGGTCATGAAGGGGTATTACAACAAACCGGACGAAACCGCCAAGATCCTGAAGGATGACTGGCTCTCCACCGGTGATATCGGCATCATGGATGCGGATGGATTTTTCCGCATTGTGGATCGGAAAAAGGATATGATCCTCGTATCCGGATTTAACGTTTACCCCAATGAGATCGAAGACGTCATCTCTTCCTATCCAAAAGTACTCGAGGTGGCAGCCATCGGTGTTGACGATGAAAAATCCGGTGAAGTGGTAAAAGTATTTATCGTCCCCAAGGATAAAAGCCTGACCAAGGACGAAGTGATCGCGTTTTGCCGGGAAAACATGACCGGCTATAAGGTGCCCAAATACGTGGAATTCCGGAAAGAACTGCCAAAGACCAATGTGGGTAAGATCTTACGCCGTGCCCTGAAAGATGAAGAAAAGGCTAAGCCGGATTAA
- a CDS encoding glycosyltransferase family 39 protein, which produces MTSILTSFRNQPLWWCFLPITIIWFMGMQLPVMEIDAAQYASIAAEMHDTRSFLQVFFDGSDYLDKPPLLFWLSAWSFDVFGIHNWSYRLPSMLSMILGLWSVYHLTLRLYREKQTAVLATIVYATLQSSFLFMHDIRTDTLLANLVVFTIWQGVVYLDEKKWLSMIGFASGAGLAMLTKGPIGLMVPAIALLAHIWWTHRWNIFLNLKTWLIPLILLLWLAPMLYGLYHQFDLHPEKTVSGRQGVSGIYFYFWEQSFGRITGASSWQDNTGPDYFFTNSLWSLLPWTLLFWITFIRELVCMFRVRRDQNRFQEAFPILALGILIPFTAFTFAHYKLPHYLFVVAPLQAILIGAWLNGEKGRSPSRLIMILQALIILVMLSGIGAVVWVFPALWWKWILLIAFAAVVAYILLRRTSGISRIWKWSIAAIITLNFWLNLHFYPELMQYQLTSQAIAYMKTENIPVQSTAFLGVSRFGLHFFAGQKVAYTEHWDPALLQFKYVLATDKGLQEMDRNSMRYSILNIFKGYPVSRLNAKFLNPKTRNTQYNFAYLVALNQK; this is translated from the coding sequence ATGACCTCCATACTGACTAGCTTTCGAAATCAACCCCTGTGGTGGTGTTTTCTCCCGATTACCATCATCTGGTTCATGGGAATGCAATTGCCGGTTATGGAAATTGACGCCGCTCAATATGCCAGCATCGCTGCAGAAATGCATGACACACGGTCTTTCCTGCAGGTCTTTTTTGATGGCAGCGACTACCTGGATAAGCCACCGTTGCTCTTCTGGTTGTCGGCGTGGTCGTTTGACGTATTCGGCATCCACAACTGGTCCTACCGGCTGCCCTCGATGCTCAGCATGATCCTCGGGTTGTGGTCCGTCTACCATTTAACACTGCGATTGTACCGGGAGAAGCAGACAGCCGTGCTGGCGACCATCGTCTATGCCACCTTACAGTCGTCTTTTTTATTTATGCATGATATCCGCACAGATACCCTGCTTGCCAATCTCGTCGTGTTTACGATCTGGCAGGGCGTCGTCTACCTGGATGAAAAGAAATGGCTGTCCATGATCGGCTTCGCTTCCGGTGCCGGGCTGGCCATGCTGACCAAAGGGCCCATTGGCCTGATGGTACCAGCCATCGCACTCCTTGCGCATATCTGGTGGACACACCGCTGGAACATCTTCCTCAATCTCAAAACCTGGCTGATCCCGCTGATCCTGTTGCTTTGGCTGGCCCCAATGCTCTATGGCCTCTACCACCAGTTTGATCTGCACCCGGAAAAAACCGTATCGGGCCGCCAGGGTGTTTCGGGCATCTATTTTTATTTCTGGGAGCAAAGCTTTGGCCGGATTACCGGTGCCTCCTCCTGGCAGGACAATACCGGGCCTGACTATTTTTTTACCAATTCACTGTGGTCCCTGCTACCCTGGACACTCCTCTTCTGGATAACATTCATCCGGGAGCTTGTTTGTATGTTCCGTGTAAGAAGAGATCAAAACCGATTCCAGGAGGCTTTCCCTATCCTCGCCCTGGGTATTTTGATTCCGTTCACTGCATTTACATTCGCCCATTACAAATTACCGCATTATTTATTTGTGGTGGCTCCCCTCCAGGCCATCCTGATCGGAGCCTGGCTGAATGGTGAAAAAGGACGCAGTCCGTCACGCCTGATCATGATACTTCAAGCCCTGATCATCCTGGTGATGCTATCTGGTATCGGAGCTGTGGTATGGGTATTTCCCGCACTGTGGTGGAAATGGATCCTGCTCATCGCATTTGCTGCCGTAGTTGCCTATATACTACTAAGGCGTACCTCGGGAATTTCCCGCATCTGGAAATGGTCCATTGCTGCAATCATCACACTGAATTTCTGGCTGAACCTGCATTTCTATCCGGAATTGATGCAATACCAGCTTACCTCCCAGGCTATAGCATACATGAAGACCGAAAACATTCCTGTACAGTCCACTGCTTTCCTGGGGGTGTCCAGATTTGGTCTGCATTTCTTTGCCGGTCAAAAAGTGGCCTACACCGAACATTGGGATCCGGCATTGCTTCAATTTAAGTACGTACTGGCCACCGATAAAGGACTGCAGGAAATGGATCGCAACTCCATGCGTTATTCCATTCTCAATATCTTTAAAGGGTATCCGGTAAGCCGTCTCAACGCAAAATTTCTCAATCCAAAAACCCGGAACACCCAATATAATTTTGCATATTTAGTAGCCTTAAATCAAAAATAA
- the rpsA gene encoding 30S ribosomal protein S1 — MLEDKNLDQEALDDLSEKENYDPEAVEIMEESEDLSTTPHDDFDWSRGNRNIKSYAEDEYKKYESDYTDSLNSIAENEIVAGRVSAVLNGDIVLDINYKSDGLVSLGEFRDTPDLKVGDTIEVYVEKKEDERGQLILSRRKAKLLRAWERLVDSYNNGTIITGTVVSKTKGGLIVDAGGLETFLPGSQIDIKPIIDYDAYVGKTMEFKVVKINELIKNAVVSHKALIESDLAEQREAIISGLEKGQVLEGIVKNITDFGAFMDLGGVDGLLYITDISWGRINHPSEVLKLNEKVNVVVLDFDENKKRISLGLKQLQPHPWDVLDDSIKEGAVVKGKIVNIEDYGAFLEITPGVEGLIHVSEVSWSNQPVNAREFFKLGQEFEAKIVTIDRDERKMSLSLKQLTNDPWDDLETKYPIGSRHSGEVKNLTPYGVFVELEEGIGGMVHISDLSWTKRYTHPSEFTKVGEKIEIVILEIDKDNRKLSLGHKQIEENPWDVFETVFPVGSYHEATIIKKDDRGAIVLLPYGLEAFAPIKHIRKEDGSTANVDDTLTFKVIEFNRDDKRILVSHLRYLDDIRKEADETVKQESKVRAKKTQDAIKSNQSKLEITTLGDLGALSQIKEQLQEDIDEAKAESKKKTAKAEQAESGGEEDAGAASAEKEESED; from the coding sequence ATGCTCGAAGACAAAAATCTGGACCAGGAAGCACTTGATGATCTGTCAGAAAAGGAGAATTATGATCCTGAGGCGGTGGAGATCATGGAGGAATCCGAAGACCTAAGCACTACACCACATGATGATTTTGATTGGAGCCGCGGTAACCGCAACATCAAATCATACGCTGAAGACGAATACAAGAAATACGAATCGGATTATACCGATTCATTGAATTCGATTGCTGAAAATGAAATTGTAGCCGGAAGGGTATCTGCTGTATTAAACGGTGATATCGTTCTCGACATCAATTACAAATCCGACGGTCTGGTATCCCTCGGAGAGTTTCGTGATACACCGGATCTCAAAGTTGGTGACACGATTGAAGTATATGTAGAGAAGAAAGAGGATGAAAGAGGCCAGTTGATTTTATCCCGTCGCAAGGCAAAATTGTTGCGCGCCTGGGAGCGGTTGGTCGATTCCTATAATAATGGTACCATCATCACCGGTACTGTGGTCAGCAAAACCAAAGGTGGTCTGATCGTGGACGCCGGAGGATTGGAGACCTTCCTGCCCGGATCGCAGATCGACATCAAGCCGATCATCGACTACGATGCATACGTTGGCAAGACCATGGAATTTAAAGTGGTTAAGATCAACGAGCTGATCAAGAATGCTGTGGTTTCACACAAAGCATTGATCGAAAGCGATCTGGCCGAGCAGCGTGAAGCCATTATCTCCGGTCTGGAGAAAGGCCAGGTGCTCGAAGGTATTGTCAAGAACATTACCGACTTCGGTGCCTTTATGGACCTGGGTGGTGTCGATGGTCTGTTGTACATTACCGACATCAGCTGGGGACGGATCAACCATCCTTCCGAAGTATTGAAGCTCAATGAAAAAGTTAATGTCGTTGTACTTGACTTTGACGAGAATAAGAAACGTATTTCCTTAGGCCTGAAGCAGCTCCAGCCGCATCCCTGGGATGTCCTGGATGATAGCATCAAAGAGGGAGCTGTGGTTAAAGGCAAGATCGTCAATATTGAGGATTACGGAGCATTCCTTGAAATCACCCCGGGTGTGGAAGGTTTGATTCACGTATCCGAAGTCAGCTGGAGCAATCAGCCGGTCAACGCACGTGAATTCTTTAAGCTGGGTCAGGAATTTGAAGCAAAAATTGTTACGATCGACCGCGATGAGCGCAAGATGTCACTGAGCTTGAAGCAACTCACCAATGATCCATGGGATGATCTGGAAACCAAATATCCTATCGGGTCACGTCATTCCGGTGAGGTGAAAAACCTGACACCTTACGGAGTCTTTGTAGAACTGGAAGAGGGCATCGGCGGTATGGTTCACATTTCCGACCTGTCCTGGACCAAGCGTTACACCCATCCGTCGGAATTTACCAAAGTGGGTGAGAAGATCGAGATCGTTATTCTGGAAATCGATAAAGACAACCGGAAGCTTTCTCTCGGTCATAAGCAGATCGAAGAGAACCCATGGGATGTTTTTGAGACTGTCTTCCCGGTAGGCTCCTATCATGAGGCGACCATCATCAAAAAAGATGATCGTGGTGCAATAGTCCTTCTGCCCTATGGTTTGGAGGCATTTGCTCCTATCAAGCACATTCGCAAGGAGGATGGATCCACGGCAAATGTAGATGATACGCTCACCTTTAAGGTGATTGAGTTCAATCGTGACGATAAGCGTATACTGGTATCCCACCTGCGTTATCTTGATGATATACGTAAAGAGGCGGATGAGACCGTGAAGCAGGAGTCAAAGGTTCGGGCCAAGAAGACCCAGGACGCCATCAAGAGCAACCAGTCCAAGCTGGAAATCACCACGCTGGGAGACCTGGGAGCACTATCACAGATCAAAGAGCAGTTACAGGAAGATATTGATGAAGCCAAAGCCGAAAGCAAAAAGAAAACTGCCAAGGCGGAGCAGGCTGAATCAGGTGGAGAAGAGGATGCCGGAGCGGCATCTGCGGAGAAGGAAGAATCCGAGGACTAA
- a CDS encoding FadR family transcriptional regulator: MVSDSLKITDQTTTLVDKVEEKLLNYIKESNFMPGDSLPNEKELAEALGVARSVLREALSRLRMMGLIQSRTKKGMTLAEPNILNGMRRVMDPRLMSKGDLLDILNLRIIIEIGMCNSIFVNKTDREIAELEEIVNRESVLSDNLLSVEEESNFHRKLYEITKNNVIIQLHQIFNPVFTYVKEHYSEILDDYRKISGNTKRPTHKDLVGILKNGSADEFQIAMKKHLDLYFHLFDSKYRRKLNATQNSSKSASDSA, from the coding sequence ATGGTTTCGGACAGTCTGAAAATTACCGACCAAACAACCACCCTGGTTGACAAAGTCGAAGAAAAATTGCTCAACTACATCAAGGAAAGCAATTTCATGCCTGGTGATTCACTACCTAATGAAAAAGAACTCGCTGAAGCACTCGGAGTTGCCCGTAGCGTATTACGGGAAGCCCTGAGCAGATTGCGTATGATGGGCCTGATCCAGTCCCGGACTAAAAAAGGCATGACTCTCGCAGAACCGAACATCCTCAATGGGATGAGGCGCGTCATGGATCCCCGCCTGATGAGTAAAGGAGACCTGCTGGATATCCTTAACCTGCGCATTATCATCGAGATCGGAATGTGCAATTCCATTTTTGTAAACAAGACCGATCGCGAGATTGCCGAGCTGGAAGAGATCGTAAACCGGGAGAGTGTGCTCAGTGATAATCTGTTATCCGTGGAGGAAGAATCAAATTTTCACCGTAAACTTTATGAGATCACGAAGAATAATGTAATCATTCAGTTGCACCAGATATTCAATCCCGTTTTTACATATGTAAAAGAACATTACTCAGAGATCCTCGATGACTACCGCAAAATATCCGGCAATACCAAAAGACCTACCCATAAAGACCTGGTTGGAATTCTCAAGAACGGAAGCGCCGATGAATTTCAGATCGCCATGAAGAAACACCTCGATCTTTATTTTCACCTTTTTGATAGTAAATACCGTAGAAAACTGAACGCAACTCAAAATTCGAGCAAGTCTGCCAGCGATAGCGCATGA